A window from Megalobrama amblycephala isolate DHTTF-2021 linkage group LG9, ASM1881202v1, whole genome shotgun sequence encodes these proteins:
- the si:ch211-195b13.1 gene encoding STKc_SGK domain-containing protein isoform X1 codes for MTMKTGKKSFIAPAEFPSMVPPNCYLKDRMFGLDTKHVMLKSAFIKERKMGLNDFIQRLVSNPPICQHAEVGSFLKIDENQNEELEENHLCLTNPRSSLAEETQIKPSDFDYLKIIGKGSFGKVLLARHKESELYYAVKVLQKKIILKKKEQKHIMAERSVLMKNIKHPFLVGLHFSFQTTDKLYFVLDYVNGGELFYHLQRERVFLEPRARFYAAEIASALGYLHSLHIVYRDLKPENILLDSQGHIVLTDFGLCKEGLEPNGTTTTFCGTPEYLAPEVLQKQAYDRTVDWWCLGSVLFEMLYGLPPFYSRNTAEMYNNILHKPLVLKPNVSNAGRDLLEGLLHKDRTKRLGSKDDFLELKFHSFFSPINWDDLMAKKIVPPFIPSVSGPTDLRHFDPEFTHLPVSTSLCNNDYLHMTSSVREAAGAFPGFSYGPPADRSFQ; via the exons ctTTTATTAAAGAAAGGAAGATGGGCTTAAATGACTTTATCCAGAGGCTTGTTTCCAACCCTCCCATTTGTCAACA TGCTGAGGTTGGATCATTCTTAAAAATCGATGAAAACCAGAACGAGGAGCTGGAAGAGAATCACCTGTGTTTGACCAATCCCAGGAGCTCTTTGGCTGAGGAAACTCA GATCAAACCTTCAGATTTCGACTACTTAAAGATCATTGGGAAGGGGAGCTTTGGAAAG GTTCTGCTCGCGCGGCACAAGGAAAGCGAACTGTACTATGCTGTGAAGGTGCTACAGAAgaaaatcattctgaaaaagaaagag CAAAAGCATATCATGGCAGAAAGGAGTGTATTAATGAAAAATATCAAGCATCCATTCCTGGTGGGACTGCACTTCTCTTTCCAAACCACAGACAAACTGTACTTCGTGCTAGACTACGTCAATGGAGGCGAG CTGTTCTATCACCTCCAGCGTGAGAGGGTGTTTCTGGAGCCCAGGGCAAGGTTTTATGCTGCTGAAATAGCTAGTGCACTCGGTTACCTCCACTCACTGCACATAGTTTACAG AGACTTGAAGCCAGAGAACATCCTCTTGGACTCTCAGGGCCACATTGTCCTGACAGATTTCGGTCTGTGCAAAGAGGGACTGGAACCCAATGGCACAACCACAACATTCTGTGGAACTCCTGAG TACTTGGCACCTGAGGTGCTCCAGAAACAGGCCTATGATCGTACAGTAGACTGGTGGTGCCTGGGATCAGTACTGTTTGAGATGCTGTACGGACTG CCTCCATTCTACAGTCGCAACACAGCCGAGATGTACAACAACATCCTTCACAAGCCTCTAGTCCTGAAGCCTAACGTGTCCAATGCGGGCCGTGACCTGCTGGAGGGTTTGCTGCACAAGGACCGTACCAAGAGACTGGGGTCCAAAGATGATTTT CTGGAGCTGAAGTTCCACAGCTTCTTTTCTCCCATCAACTGGGACGACCTCATGGCTAAAAAGATTGTTCCTCCTTTCATTCCTTCAGTG AGTGGTCCCACTGACCTTCGGCACTTTGACCCAGAGTTCACACACTTACCTGTGTCGACCTCCCTATGCAACAACGATTACCTGCACATGACCAGCAGCGTACGGGAGGCAGCCGGAGCGTTCCCAGGTTTTTCTTATGGTCCTCCGGCTGACCGTTCCTTCCAGTAA
- the si:ch211-195b13.1 gene encoding STKc_SGK domain-containing protein isoform X2, with protein sequence MAVTQAGCDLTYCKMRGIVSVLTAFIKERKMGLNDFIQRLVSNPPICQHAEVGSFLKIDENQNEELEENHLCLTNPRSSLAEETQIKPSDFDYLKIIGKGSFGKVLLARHKESELYYAVKVLQKKIILKKKEQKHIMAERSVLMKNIKHPFLVGLHFSFQTTDKLYFVLDYVNGGELFYHLQRERVFLEPRARFYAAEIASALGYLHSLHIVYRDLKPENILLDSQGHIVLTDFGLCKEGLEPNGTTTTFCGTPEYLAPEVLQKQAYDRTVDWWCLGSVLFEMLYGLPPFYSRNTAEMYNNILHKPLVLKPNVSNAGRDLLEGLLHKDRTKRLGSKDDFLELKFHSFFSPINWDDLMAKKIVPPFIPSVSGPTDLRHFDPEFTHLPVSTSLCNNDYLHMTSSVREAAGAFPGFSYGPPADRSFQ encoded by the exons ATGGCAGTCACTCAGGCTGGATGTGACTTGACATACTGCAAGATGAGGGGAATCGTGTCAGTTCTCACCG ctTTTATTAAAGAAAGGAAGATGGGCTTAAATGACTTTATCCAGAGGCTTGTTTCCAACCCTCCCATTTGTCAACA TGCTGAGGTTGGATCATTCTTAAAAATCGATGAAAACCAGAACGAGGAGCTGGAAGAGAATCACCTGTGTTTGACCAATCCCAGGAGCTCTTTGGCTGAGGAAACTCA GATCAAACCTTCAGATTTCGACTACTTAAAGATCATTGGGAAGGGGAGCTTTGGAAAG GTTCTGCTCGCGCGGCACAAGGAAAGCGAACTGTACTATGCTGTGAAGGTGCTACAGAAgaaaatcattctgaaaaagaaagag CAAAAGCATATCATGGCAGAAAGGAGTGTATTAATGAAAAATATCAAGCATCCATTCCTGGTGGGACTGCACTTCTCTTTCCAAACCACAGACAAACTGTACTTCGTGCTAGACTACGTCAATGGAGGCGAG CTGTTCTATCACCTCCAGCGTGAGAGGGTGTTTCTGGAGCCCAGGGCAAGGTTTTATGCTGCTGAAATAGCTAGTGCACTCGGTTACCTCCACTCACTGCACATAGTTTACAG AGACTTGAAGCCAGAGAACATCCTCTTGGACTCTCAGGGCCACATTGTCCTGACAGATTTCGGTCTGTGCAAAGAGGGACTGGAACCCAATGGCACAACCACAACATTCTGTGGAACTCCTGAG TACTTGGCACCTGAGGTGCTCCAGAAACAGGCCTATGATCGTACAGTAGACTGGTGGTGCCTGGGATCAGTACTGTTTGAGATGCTGTACGGACTG CCTCCATTCTACAGTCGCAACACAGCCGAGATGTACAACAACATCCTTCACAAGCCTCTAGTCCTGAAGCCTAACGTGTCCAATGCGGGCCGTGACCTGCTGGAGGGTTTGCTGCACAAGGACCGTACCAAGAGACTGGGGTCCAAAGATGATTTT CTGGAGCTGAAGTTCCACAGCTTCTTTTCTCCCATCAACTGGGACGACCTCATGGCTAAAAAGATTGTTCCTCCTTTCATTCCTTCAGTG AGTGGTCCCACTGACCTTCGGCACTTTGACCCAGAGTTCACACACTTACCTGTGTCGACCTCCCTATGCAACAACGATTACCTGCACATGACCAGCAGCGTACGGGAGGCAGCCGGAGCGTTCCCAGGTTTTTCTTATGGTCCTCCGGCTGACCGTTCCTTCCAGTAA